From the genome of Phytohabitans rumicis, one region includes:
- a CDS encoding HelD family protein, with product MSDAATTLQQEIAAEQRHVDRVYARLAELRQAAARAEKEGYRLARVGNFGALVERDAMVFHAARRRHALDAEHEGLVFGRLDLREGPVLHVGRLGVRDEEAQPLVIDWRAPAAAAFYQATAADPRGVVRRRMIQSSGEKVTNIEDDLLDPAAAPEGMRVVGDGALLATLAKATGRGMRDIVATIQREQDQAIRSPASGVTIVSGGPGTGKTAVALHRAAYLLYSDRSRFAGGGIMVVGPSGVFVEYIAAVLPSLGEEAATLHSLGSIVEDVTAARTDPTAVAAVKGSLRMRRVLDRAVRDAVPNGPTDLRLLYRGDLLRLGTAELDAIRARALPRGARRNEVRRAGIDGLFEALWAQAQAHKIGGLPSQIEFEDDLAERPDFRDFLRAWWPRLAPRHVLAWLADPARLRAYTSGILSGPEIALLADAFVPGDPTVADVALLDELDEMLGRPPQPARKQRDPFHVVDGVREVSTYADRQRAARAAAVRRPDDYREYAHVVVDESQDVSPMQWRMLGRRGRLASWTVVGDPAQSAWTGDPTELARARDRALGSRRRHEFTLTTNYRNSAEIFALAAEVIREVSPGITLPRAVRSTGVPPEQLTLAPADLPDATRKAAARLLDEVEGTVGVIAPVPRRDEVAAWLTELPADRLQVVTSLQAKGMEYDGVALVAPEEIRKEDGARTLYVALSRATQRLVTLSA from the coding sequence TTGAGCGACGCCGCCACCACCCTGCAGCAGGAAATCGCCGCCGAGCAGCGCCACGTCGATCGCGTGTACGCCCGGCTGGCCGAATTGCGGCAGGCCGCCGCCCGTGCGGAGAAGGAGGGCTACCGCCTCGCCCGGGTGGGCAACTTCGGCGCCCTCGTCGAGCGGGACGCGATGGTCTTCCACGCCGCCCGGCGCCGCCACGCCCTGGACGCCGAGCACGAGGGGCTGGTGTTCGGCCGGCTCGATCTGCGCGAGGGCCCGGTGCTGCACGTCGGCCGGCTGGGCGTACGCGACGAGGAGGCCCAGCCGCTCGTCATCGACTGGCGGGCACCCGCCGCCGCGGCGTTCTACCAGGCCACGGCCGCCGACCCGCGGGGCGTCGTACGCCGTCGCATGATCCAGTCCAGCGGCGAGAAGGTCACCAACATCGAGGACGACCTGCTCGACCCGGCCGCCGCGCCGGAAGGCATGCGGGTCGTGGGCGACGGCGCACTGCTGGCCACCCTCGCCAAGGCGACCGGGCGGGGCATGCGCGACATCGTCGCCACCATCCAGCGCGAGCAGGACCAGGCGATCCGCTCCCCCGCGTCGGGCGTGACGATCGTCTCCGGCGGCCCGGGCACCGGCAAGACGGCCGTGGCGCTGCACCGCGCGGCGTACCTGCTCTACTCCGACCGCAGCCGCTTCGCGGGCGGCGGCATCATGGTCGTCGGCCCGTCCGGGGTGTTCGTGGAGTACATCGCCGCGGTGCTGCCGTCGCTCGGCGAGGAGGCCGCCACCCTGCACTCGCTCGGCTCGATCGTCGAGGACGTGACGGCCGCCCGCACCGACCCGACCGCGGTCGCCGCGGTCAAGGGCTCGCTGCGGATGCGCCGCGTCCTGGATCGGGCGGTCCGGGACGCCGTGCCGAACGGCCCGACCGACCTGCGCCTGCTCTACCGCGGCGACCTGCTGCGCCTCGGCACGGCCGAATTGGACGCGATCCGGGCCCGCGCGCTGCCCCGCGGCGCGCGCCGCAACGAGGTGCGCCGGGCCGGCATCGACGGCCTCTTCGAGGCACTGTGGGCGCAGGCGCAGGCCCATAAGATCGGTGGCCTGCCGTCGCAGATCGAGTTCGAGGACGACCTGGCCGAGCGGCCGGACTTCCGGGACTTCCTGCGCGCGTGGTGGCCCCGGCTGGCGCCCCGCCACGTGCTCGCCTGGCTGGCCGATCCGGCGCGCCTGCGGGCGTACACGTCGGGGATTTTGAGCGGTCCGGAGATCGCGCTGCTCGCGGACGCCTTCGTGCCCGGGGATCCGACCGTCGCGGACGTGGCGCTGCTCGACGAGTTGGACGAGATGCTCGGCCGGCCGCCGCAGCCGGCGCGCAAGCAGCGCGACCCGTTCCACGTGGTCGACGGCGTGCGCGAGGTGAGCACCTACGCGGACCGGCAGCGCGCGGCCCGCGCCGCCGCGGTGCGGCGTCCGGACGACTACCGCGAGTACGCCCACGTGGTGGTCGACGAGTCGCAGGACGTCTCGCCAATGCAGTGGCGGATGCTGGGCCGTCGCGGCCGGCTCGCCTCGTGGACCGTGGTCGGCGACCCGGCGCAGAGCGCCTGGACCGGCGACCCGACCGAGCTGGCCCGGGCCCGCGACCGCGCGCTGGGTAGCCGCCGGCGGCACGAGTTCACGCTCACCACGAACTACCGCAACTCCGCGGAGATCTTCGCGCTGGCCGCCGAGGTGATCCGTGAGGTCTCCCCCGGCATCACGCTGCCCCGGGCGGTGCGCTCCACCGGCGTACCCCCGGAGCAATTGACCCTGGCCCCGGCGGACCTGCCGGATGCGACCCGCAAGGCCGCGGCGCGGCTGCTGGATGAGGTCGAGGGCACGGTCGGCGTCATCGCGCCGGTGCCACGCCGCGACGAGGTCGCGGCGTGGCTCACCGAGCTGCCCGCGGACCGCTTGCAGGTGGTCACCAGCTTGCAGGCCAAGGGCATGGAGTACGACGGCGTGGCGCTGGTCGCGCCGGAGGAGATCCGGAAAGAGGACGGCGCGCGGACCCTCTACGTGGCCCTGTCCCGCGCGACCCAGCGCCTCGTCACGCTGTCCGCTTGA
- a CDS encoding alpha/beta fold hydrolase, giving the protein MVDQPEIRLADGPRLHVRSAGSDDAPITVVLLHGWVLDGRTWHRQVPALARTARVITYDARGHGRSGAIDRNAATLAQLGDDLATVLRTVVPTGPVILAGHSLGGMTIMEYAHRHPADFAERVAGLFFLGTTAEGHTHTVYGLPTHVARLVRIAETASAEVLARLGDWRPHRAFTLALRPSLRWLLFGYPCDPADVQLTAKAVIRAPLGSIGGFRPSVGAQQRLETLAALPTVPTAILVGEKDRLTPPVCAQSIAAALPDATLTICPDAGHMLMLERPEVVTDALLGVVHAALDRPRRA; this is encoded by the coding sequence ATGGTCGACCAGCCCGAAATTCGCCTGGCCGACGGTCCCCGGCTCCACGTCCGATCCGCCGGATCTGACGACGCGCCGATCACCGTGGTACTGCTGCACGGCTGGGTGCTCGACGGACGCACCTGGCACCGGCAGGTCCCCGCTCTCGCCCGTACCGCCCGGGTCATCACGTACGACGCCCGCGGCCACGGCCGCTCCGGCGCCATCGACCGCAACGCGGCCACCCTCGCCCAACTGGGCGACGACCTCGCGACGGTGCTGCGCACCGTCGTACCCACCGGCCCGGTCATCCTCGCCGGTCACTCGCTCGGCGGCATGACGATCATGGAGTACGCCCACCGGCACCCCGCGGACTTCGCCGAGCGCGTCGCCGGCCTCTTCTTCTTGGGCACCACCGCCGAGGGACATACCCACACCGTGTACGGCCTGCCGACGCACGTCGCCCGGCTGGTGCGGATCGCCGAGACCGCCAGTGCCGAGGTGCTGGCCCGGCTCGGCGACTGGCGCCCGCACCGGGCGTTCACGCTCGCGCTCCGCCCCAGCCTGCGCTGGCTGCTCTTCGGCTACCCGTGCGACCCGGCCGACGTCCAGCTCACCGCGAAGGCGGTGATCCGCGCGCCGCTCGGCTCGATCGGCGGGTTCCGCCCGTCGGTGGGTGCGCAGCAACGCCTGGAGACGCTCGCCGCCCTGCCCACGGTGCCGACCGCCATCCTGGTCGGCGAGAAGGACCGGCTCACCCCGCCGGTGTGCGCCCAGTCCATCGCGGCAGCACTGCCCGATGCCACTCTGACCATCTGTCCGGACGCCGGCCACATGCTCATGCTGGAACGTCCGGAAGTAGTCACCGACGCACTCCTCGGAGTGGTCCACGCCGCTCTTGATCGTCCGAGGCGGGCATAA
- a CDS encoding DUF3145 domain-containing protein, with protein sequence MPTRGVVYVHSTPLAVCAHVEWAIARVLTAPVNLHWTAQPVEAGARRTECSWTGRPGTGAELAAALRQWPMLRFEITEDPSPGVDGERFMYVPGRGLFRATMGAAGDIQLGEDRLRSIMESARAPEALAHALDRALGTAWDAELEPYRYAGDGAPVTLLTRVG encoded by the coding sequence GTGCCAACGCGTGGCGTCGTATACGTCCACTCGACCCCGCTTGCCGTGTGTGCACACGTCGAGTGGGCGATCGCGCGCGTCCTCACCGCGCCGGTCAACCTGCACTGGACCGCACAGCCGGTCGAGGCCGGCGCCCGCCGGACCGAGTGCAGTTGGACCGGACGCCCGGGGACCGGCGCGGAGCTGGCTGCTGCCCTCCGGCAGTGGCCCATGCTCCGTTTCGAGATCACCGAGGATCCGAGCCCCGGTGTCGACGGCGAGCGGTTCATGTACGTGCCGGGCCGAGGGCTCTTCCGGGCCACCATGGGCGCGGCCGGCGACATCCAGCTCGGCGAGGACCGGCTGCGCAGCATCATGGAGTCCGCCCGCGCACCGGAGGCCCTCGCGCACGCCCTCGACCGCGCCCTCGGCACGGCGTGGGACGCCGAACTGGAGCCGTACCGCTACGCGGGCGACGGTGCCCCTGTGACTCTGCTGACGAGGGTGGGTTAG
- a CDS encoding glycoside hydrolase family 3 protein — protein MAGVRLRLLSIFAALLVVAGCGADPAPRPSASAAGTPTPTLSGGPAAKAATLAASLSDEDLVGQVLMPYAYGASATDVSAGSAAGNRKLAGVDTPAEMIAKYRLGGLILVGFSADDPTSKNQTTTNVDSVEQVRGLTTGLQDAAAKLPAGAAPMLIGTDQEYGVVTRVKTGVTGLPSAMAFGAAGNPQLTESAWRAAGAELAALGINVDFAPVADVLGSGGSSVIGSRSYGSDTAKVSAQVAGAVRGLQAGGVAATLKHFPGHGHTTGDSHDSLPKLTQSRAGLDAADLPPFTAGIGAGAKLVMSGHLDVRAIDPGMPATFSHKMLTDVLRGQLGFKGVVVTDGMNMAPARRWQPGEAAVRAVNAGNDLLLMPDNLPLAYNGLLSALRTGELSKDRLVEAATRVLTLKFELALAAVPQMSTVGSADHQRDVAKAAAAAVTQLRGACGGPLVRGPVTVTAAGGRTTTKGWLVDALRATGAEVVDSGGAVIHLVGYGDKRSDLRKGAAVTVAMDTPYLLADADSPVLLATYSSSRLSMVALADVLAGKAPADGRSPVAVRGLPRTSCGG, from the coding sequence ATGGCGGGCGTGCGTCTGCGTCTTTTATCGATATTCGCCGCTTTGCTGGTGGTGGCCGGGTGCGGTGCCGACCCCGCGCCTCGGCCGTCGGCCAGCGCTGCCGGGACGCCTACGCCCACCCTCAGCGGCGGCCCGGCCGCCAAGGCCGCCACGCTGGCCGCCAGCCTCTCCGATGAGGACCTCGTCGGGCAGGTGCTGATGCCGTACGCCTACGGCGCCTCGGCCACCGACGTGTCCGCCGGGTCGGCCGCCGGCAACCGGAAGCTCGCCGGCGTCGACACCCCGGCCGAGATGATCGCCAAGTACCGCCTCGGCGGGCTGATCCTCGTCGGCTTCTCGGCCGACGACCCCACGTCCAAGAACCAGACGACGACCAATGTGGACAGTGTGGAGCAGGTGCGCGGCCTGACCACCGGACTCCAGGACGCCGCCGCCAAGCTCCCGGCCGGCGCCGCGCCGATGCTCATCGGCACCGACCAGGAGTACGGCGTGGTCACCCGGGTCAAGACCGGCGTCACGGGGCTGCCCAGCGCGATGGCGTTCGGGGCCGCCGGCAACCCCCAGCTCACCGAGAGCGCCTGGCGGGCGGCCGGCGCCGAGCTTGCCGCGCTCGGCATCAACGTCGACTTCGCCCCGGTGGCCGACGTGCTGGGCAGCGGTGGCAGCTCGGTGATCGGCTCCCGGTCGTACGGCTCTGATACGGCAAAGGTGTCGGCCCAGGTGGCCGGCGCGGTCCGCGGCCTGCAGGCGGGCGGGGTCGCCGCCACGCTCAAGCACTTCCCCGGGCACGGCCACACCACCGGCGACTCGCACGACTCGCTGCCCAAGCTGACCCAGAGCCGGGCCGGCCTCGACGCCGCCGACCTGCCGCCGTTCACCGCGGGCATCGGGGCCGGCGCCAAGCTGGTGATGTCCGGCCACCTCGACGTGCGCGCCATCGACCCGGGCATGCCGGCGACGTTCTCCCACAAGATGCTCACCGACGTACTGCGCGGGCAACTCGGCTTCAAGGGCGTGGTCGTCACCGACGGGATGAACATGGCACCGGCCCGCCGCTGGCAGCCCGGCGAGGCCGCGGTCCGCGCCGTCAACGCCGGCAACGACCTGCTCCTGATGCCCGACAACCTGCCGCTGGCGTACAACGGGCTGCTCTCCGCGCTGCGCACCGGCGAACTGTCCAAGGACCGCCTCGTCGAGGCCGCGACCCGCGTGCTGACGCTGAAGTTCGAGCTGGCTCTCGCTGCTGTGCCGCAGATGTCCACAGTGGGCAGCGCGGACCACCAGCGCGACGTCGCCAAGGCGGCCGCCGCCGCGGTCACCCAGCTCCGTGGTGCCTGCGGCGGGCCGCTCGTCCGCGGCCCCGTCACGGTCACCGCCGCGGGCGGGCGCACCACGACGAAGGGCTGGCTGGTCGACGCGCTGCGCGCCACCGGGGCCGAGGTCGTCGACAGCGGCGGCGCCGTGATCCACCTTGTCGGGTACGGCGACAAGCGCTCCGACCTGCGCAAGGGAGCCGCCGTGACGGTGGCGATGGACACCCCGTACCTGCTGGCGGACGCGGACTCGCCGGTGCTGCTGGCGACGTACTCGTCGAGCCGGCTGTCCATGGTGGCCCTGGCCGATGTACTGGCCGGCAAGGCACCCGCCGACGGCCGCTCCCCGGTCGCGGTCCGCGGCCTCCCCCGTACGTCCTGCGGCGGCTGA